One Streptomyces sp. NBC_00223 genomic window carries:
- the htpX gene encoding zinc metalloprotease HtpX, which translates to MPRNRFSADRGLTTRMVVTMFLIGLLYVVFVGALVVLIHGAWPLIAVVAGILFIAQFWFSDRIAAFSMGAHEVTPEQAPELHGVVDRICALGDLPKPRVAIADSDVPNAFATGRNRKNTMVCATTGLLRRLEPDELEGVIAHELSHVAHKDVAVMTIASFLGILAGIVTRIGLYGGFRRARDPGTAIIFILVPLVSAVVYAVSFLLTRMLSRYRELSADRSAALLTGRPSSLASALTKVSGQIAAIPTRDLRKVEPFNAFYFAPALASDGAVSKLLSTHPTLEQRLEQLGRITLELDRR; encoded by the coding sequence ATGCCGCGTAACCGCTTTTCAGCCGACCGGGGACTGACGACCCGGATGGTCGTCACCATGTTCCTGATCGGACTTCTCTATGTCGTCTTCGTCGGCGCGCTGGTCGTCCTGATACACGGAGCCTGGCCGCTGATCGCCGTCGTCGCCGGCATCCTCTTCATCGCCCAGTTCTGGTTCAGCGACCGGATCGCGGCCTTCAGCATGGGCGCCCACGAGGTCACCCCGGAGCAGGCCCCCGAGTTGCACGGCGTCGTGGACCGTATCTGCGCGCTGGGCGACCTGCCCAAGCCCCGGGTCGCGATCGCCGACTCCGACGTGCCGAACGCCTTCGCCACCGGGCGCAACCGGAAGAACACGATGGTGTGCGCCACCACCGGCCTGCTGCGCCGCCTGGAGCCCGACGAGCTGGAGGGCGTCATCGCCCACGAGCTCTCGCACGTGGCGCACAAGGACGTCGCCGTGATGACCATCGCCTCCTTCCTGGGCATCCTGGCCGGCATAGTCACCCGGATCGGGCTGTACGGCGGCTTCCGCCGGGCCCGCGACCCCGGCACCGCGATCATCTTCATCCTGGTGCCGCTGGTCAGCGCCGTCGTCTACGCCGTCAGCTTCCTGCTCACCCGGATGCTGTCGCGCTACCGCGAGCTGTCCGCCGACCGCAGCGCCGCCCTGCTCACCGGCCGGCCGTCCTCGCTCGCCTCGGCGCTCACCAAGGTCAGCGGGCAGATCGCCGCCATCCCCACCAGGGACCTGCGCAAGGTCGAGCCCTTCAACGCCTTCTACTTCGCGCCCGCGCTCGCCTCCGACGGCGCCGTCTCCAAGCTGCTGTCCACCCACCCCACCCTCGAACAGCGGCTGGAGCAGCTCGGCCGCATCACCCTCGAACTGGACCGGCGCTGA
- a CDS encoding quinone oxidoreductase family protein has protein sequence MRAIQITEFGGPEVLREAELPDPVPGPGQVLIDVDSAGVNYADTHTVENSYLSRSTLPLVPGAEVVGRTPDGRRVVALTENGGYAEKAVAQDYLAHDVPDGVSDGQALALVVQGLTAWHLLRTSARIARGESVVVQAAAGGTGSLAVQLAKEYGAGRVIATASSKEKRELALELGADVAVDADPTDLRERLVEANGGRKVDIVLEMTGGPVFDASLAALAPFGRLVIYGMASRTPPTPLQAARLMGSSRAVVGFWLAHCLGRPGMYREPMTELLTMTAKGLLRPRIGGVYPLSGAARAHADLRARRTFGKLILTSAE, from the coding sequence GTGCGCGCGATCCAGATCACCGAGTTCGGCGGCCCCGAGGTGCTGCGCGAAGCGGAACTGCCCGACCCCGTCCCTGGCCCGGGCCAGGTGCTGATCGACGTGGACTCCGCGGGCGTCAACTACGCCGACACCCACACGGTGGAGAACTCCTACCTCTCCCGGTCCACGCTCCCGCTGGTACCCGGCGCCGAGGTCGTCGGCCGCACCCCCGACGGGCGCCGGGTCGTCGCCCTCACCGAGAACGGCGGCTACGCGGAGAAGGCCGTGGCCCAGGACTACCTGGCGCACGACGTACCGGACGGCGTCTCCGACGGGCAGGCGCTCGCCCTCGTCGTCCAGGGTCTGACCGCCTGGCATCTGCTGCGCACCTCGGCGCGGATCGCCCGGGGGGAGAGCGTCGTGGTGCAGGCGGCGGCCGGCGGCACCGGCTCGCTCGCCGTCCAGCTCGCCAAGGAGTACGGCGCCGGACGGGTGATCGCCACCGCCTCGTCCAAGGAGAAGCGCGAACTCGCGCTCGAACTGGGCGCGGACGTGGCCGTCGACGCCGACCCCACCGACCTCAGGGAACGCCTCGTCGAGGCCAACGGCGGCCGCAAGGTCGACATCGTGCTGGAGATGACCGGCGGCCCGGTCTTCGACGCCTCGCTCGCCGCCCTCGCGCCCTTCGGCCGCCTGGTCATTTACGGTATGGCCTCGCGGACCCCGCCGACCCCCCTCCAGGCCGCCCGGCTGATGGGCAGCTCCCGGGCGGTCGTCGGCTTCTGGCTCGCGCACTGCCTGGGCCGCCCAGGGATGTACCGCGAGCCGATGACCGAACTGCTCACCATGACCGCGAAGGGGCTGCTCAGGCCCAGGATCGGCGGGGTCTACCCGCTGTCCGGGGCCGCCCGCGCCCACGCGGATCTGCGGGCCAGACGCACCTTTGGGAAGCTGATCCTCACTTCGGCCGAATAA
- a CDS encoding citrate synthase translates to MPTIESTAPIDVPRGLKGVIVTETALGDVRGAEGFYHYREFSAVELAESRGFEDVWHLMFHGTLPDVAERAAFTVRTAALRHLPAEVTAALPAIARATAPSGPLAGLRTALSLAGAAAGFRPLYDLDPEQRLADALAACAAVPTLLTALYRLGQGLDPVPPRDDLPYAANYLYMLTGQEPDPAHARAVERYLISTVDHGFNASTFTARVIASTGADLAACLVGAVGALSGPLHGGAPSRALDTLDAIGTPDRIDGWLRAHIRAGDRIMGFGHPVYRTEDPRSRLLKGIARDFGGDLVDFAVQVEERAEAILAELKPGRDLHINVEFFAGVVMELCGLPREMFTPTFAAARVVGWSANILEQAEDSKIIRPAARYVGPPPARPVPAV, encoded by the coding sequence ATGCCGACCATCGAGTCCACCGCCCCGATCGACGTGCCCCGCGGCCTCAAGGGCGTGATCGTCACCGAGACGGCCCTCGGCGACGTCCGCGGGGCCGAGGGCTTCTACCACTACCGGGAGTTCTCGGCCGTTGAGCTTGCCGAGAGCCGCGGCTTCGAGGACGTCTGGCATCTGATGTTCCACGGCACACTGCCCGACGTGGCCGAGCGGGCCGCCTTCACCGTCAGGACGGCGGCGCTGCGGCACCTGCCCGCCGAGGTGACCGCCGCGCTCCCCGCCATCGCCCGCGCCACCGCGCCCTCCGGGCCGCTCGCGGGGCTGCGTACCGCCCTGTCGCTCGCCGGGGCCGCCGCCGGCTTCCGGCCGCTGTACGACCTCGACCCCGAGCAGCGGCTCGCCGACGCGCTGGCCGCCTGCGCCGCCGTGCCGACCCTGCTCACCGCGCTGTACCGGCTCGGGCAGGGGCTCGATCCGGTGCCCCCGCGTGACGACCTGCCGTACGCGGCCAACTACCTCTACATGTTGACCGGCCAGGAGCCCGACCCGGCCCACGCGCGGGCGGTCGAGCGCTATCTGATCTCGACGGTCGACCACGGCTTCAACGCCTCGACCTTCACCGCCCGCGTCATCGCCTCCACGGGCGCGGACCTCGCCGCCTGCCTGGTCGGCGCGGTCGGCGCGCTGTCCGGACCGCTGCACGGCGGCGCGCCCAGCCGCGCGCTCGACACCCTGGACGCCATCGGGACACCGGACCGGATCGACGGGTGGCTGCGCGCCCACATCCGGGCCGGGGACCGGATCATGGGCTTCGGCCACCCCGTCTACCGCACGGAGGACCCGCGTTCCCGCCTGCTCAAGGGCATCGCGCGCGACTTCGGCGGCGACCTCGTGGACTTCGCCGTCCAGGTCGAGGAGCGGGCCGAGGCGATACTCGCCGAGCTGAAGCCGGGCCGCGACCTGCACATCAACGTGGAGTTCTTCGCCGGTGTGGTGATGGAGCTGTGCGGACTGCCGAGGGAGATGTTCACTCCGACCTTCGCCGCCGCCCGGGTGGTGGGCTGGAGCGCCAACATCCTGGAGCAGGCCGAGGACAGCAAGATCATCCGCCCGGCCGCGCGCTATGTCGGCCCGCCGCCCGCGCGCCCGGTGCCGGCCGTCTGA
- a CDS encoding citrate/2-methylcitrate synthase, with amino-acid sequence MTQQEGDGGTVPGGGEGDDGRIGTREAARRLGVKPETLYAYVSRGLLGSRRAAGGRGSTFDPAEVAALAGRGRAAAPAEPPEGDWGRVRTGITLIEGDRCYFRGVDATALAEAYGYEEVAEWLWTGVLRPGKRFTAPARPLAAARAAAGALPADSGPMDRLRVAVIAAGSADPLRFDLSREAVLGSARSLIPTLVDALPGAGPPVGEGEPLAGRLWSRLTAAPADEASLRVLDAALALLVDHDLAASTLAARVAASARAHPYAVVSAGLGALDGPLHGQASALVHRMLAEVLERGSAGPVVAEQLRAGQRIPGLGHRLYRGEDPRARLLLTLLDRVPAAADALAAARDVLTTTARHGPLHANVDLALGVLSVSCGMPAEAGETVFAVARTAGWIAHALEEYGERPLRMRPLGAYDGPRPPQPLPSPH; translated from the coding sequence ATGACGCAGCAGGAGGGGGACGGCGGCACCGTCCCGGGCGGTGGCGAGGGCGACGACGGCAGGATCGGTACGCGGGAGGCGGCCCGGCGGCTCGGCGTCAAGCCGGAGACGCTGTACGCGTACGTCAGCCGCGGTCTGCTCGGCAGCCGGCGGGCGGCCGGCGGGCGGGGCAGCACCTTCGACCCGGCGGAGGTCGCGGCGCTGGCCGGGCGCGGCAGAGCCGCCGCCCCCGCGGAGCCGCCCGAGGGCGACTGGGGCCGGGTGCGTACGGGGATCACCCTCATCGAGGGCGACCGCTGCTACTTCCGCGGTGTCGACGCGACGGCGCTGGCCGAGGCGTACGGCTACGAGGAGGTCGCCGAGTGGCTGTGGACGGGGGTGCTGCGGCCCGGGAAGCGCTTCACCGCGCCCGCCCGGCCGCTCGCGGCGGCGCGGGCGGCGGCCGGGGCGCTGCCCGCGGACAGCGGTCCGATGGACCGGCTGCGGGTCGCCGTGATCGCGGCGGGGAGCGCGGACCCGCTGCGGTTCGATCTGTCGCGGGAAGCGGTGCTGGGATCCGCGCGGAGCCTGATCCCGACGCTGGTCGACGCGCTGCCAGGGGCCGGGCCGCCGGTCGGGGAAGGTGAGCCGCTGGCCGGGCGGCTGTGGTCGCGGCTGACCGCGGCGCCGGCCGACGAGGCGTCGCTGCGGGTGCTGGACGCGGCGCTCGCCCTGCTCGTCGACCACGATCTGGCGGCCTCCACGCTGGCCGCCCGGGTCGCCGCGTCGGCCCGGGCGCATCCGTACGCGGTGGTCTCGGCGGGGCTGGGCGCGCTGGACGGACCGCTGCACGGGCAGGCCAGCGCGTTGGTGCACCGGATGCTCGCCGAGGTGCTTGAGCGCGGCAGCGCGGGCCCGGTGGTCGCCGAGCAGCTGCGGGCCGGACAGCGGATTCCGGGCCTGGGCCACCGGCTCTACCGGGGCGAGGACCCGCGGGCCCGGCTGCTCCTCACCCTCCTCGACCGGGTCCCCGCGGCGGCCGACGCGCTGGCGGCGGCCCGGGACGTGCTGACGACCACGGCCCGGCACGGCCCGCTGCACGCGAACGTCGACCTGGCGCTCGGTGTGCTGTCGGTGTCGTGCGGGATGCCTGCCGAGGCGGGCGAGACGGTCTTCGCGGTGGCCCGTACGGCGGGGTGGATCGCGCACGCGCTGGAGGAGTACGGGGAGCGGCCGCTGCGGATGCGCCCGCTCGGCGCGTACGACGGCCCCCGCCCGCCCCAGCCCCTCCCGTCGCCGCACTGA
- the trxA gene encoding thioredoxin produces MTTVELTKENFDEVVSSHDFVLIDFWAPWCPPCRSFAPVYDKASGKHEDLVFAKVDTEAQPELAAAFQIQSIPTLMIVRDKVAVFAQPGALPEPALEDIIAQARALDMDEVRKSVAEAQGGAR; encoded by the coding sequence ATGACCACTGTGGAGCTGACCAAGGAGAACTTCGACGAGGTCGTGTCGTCGCACGACTTCGTCCTCATCGACTTCTGGGCCCCCTGGTGCCCTCCGTGCCGGAGCTTCGCGCCGGTCTACGACAAGGCTTCGGGCAAGCACGAGGATCTGGTGTTCGCCAAGGTGGACACCGAGGCGCAGCCGGAGCTGGCGGCCGCCTTCCAGATCCAGTCGATCCCGACCCTCATGATCGTCCGTGACAAGGTCGCCGTCTTCGCCCAGCCCGGCGCCCTTCCGGAACCCGCGCTGGAGGACATCATCGCCCAGGCCCGCGCCCTCGACATGGACGAGGTCCGCAAGTCGGTGGCCGAGGCCCAGGGCGGCGCCCGCTAG